A portion of the Saimiri boliviensis isolate mSaiBol1 chromosome 1, mSaiBol1.pri, whole genome shotgun sequence genome contains these proteins:
- the PDF gene encoding peptide deformylase, mitochondrial, translating to MSRLWGSLLLRRMWVPVAWGRAAAGGSRTCGSTAAPDGVGGAALRRSYWRYLRRLVRGPPEPPFLHVCQVGDPVLRGVAAPVEREQLGGPELQRLAQRLVQVMRRQHCVGLSAPQLGVPQQVLALELTQALCQKTPPRQRALRQMEPFPLRVFVNPSLRVLDSRLVTFPEGCESVAGFLACVPRFQAVEISGLNANGEQVVWQASGWAARIIQHEMDHLQGCLFIDRMDSRTFTNICWMEVND from the exons ATGTCCCGCCTGTGGGGCTCGCTGCTGCTTCGGCGGATGTGGGTCCCCGTTGCCTGGGGAAGGGCAGCAGCCGGTGGTTCCCGAACTTGCGGCTCCACGGCCGCCCCTGACGGCGTCGGGGGCGCGGCGCTCCGGCGCTCCTATTGGCGCTACCTGAGGCGCCTGGTGAGGGGGCCGCCTGAACCGCCGTTCTTGCACGTGTGCCAGGTTGGGGACCCGGTGCTGCGCGGCGTGGCGGCCCCGGTGGAGCGGGAGCAGCTGGGAGGGCCCGAGCTGCAGCGGCTGGCGCAGCGGCTGGTGCAGGTGATGCGGCGGCAACACTGCGTGGGCCTGAGCGCCCCTCAGCTGGGGGTGCCGCAGCAGGTGCTGGCGCTGGAGCTCACCCAGGCGCTGTGTCAGAAGACCCCGCCGCGCCAGCGCGCGCTTCGCCAGATGGAGCCCTTCCCCCTGCGCGTGTTCGTGAACCCCAGCCTGCGGGTGCTGGACAGCCGCCTGGTCACCTTCCCCGAGGGCTGCGAGAGCGTCGCCGGTTTCCTGGCCTGCGTGCCCCGCTTCCAGGCGGTGGAAATCTCAG GGCTGAACGCCAATGGAGAACAGGTGGTGTGGCAGGCAAGCGGTTGGGCAGCCCGCATCATCCAGCACGAGATGGACCACCTGCAGGGCTGCCTGTTCATTGACAGAATGGACAGCAGGACATTCACAAACATCTGTTGGATGGAGGTGAATGACTAA